The following proteins are co-located in the Aeromicrobium phoceense genome:
- the mce gene encoding methylmalonyl-CoA epimerase, with translation MTSESLVPGHLLTAIDHVGIAVHDLDDAIEFYSRVFGLESIHEEVNEEQGVREAMLAVGDSGSCIQLLAPLSEESTIAKYLDRNGPGVQQLAYRVTDIDAVSTTLRDRGVRLLYDTPKRGTSDSRVNFVHPKDAGGVLVELVEPAATH, from the coding sequence ATGACCAGCGAATCGCTCGTTCCGGGCCACCTGCTCACCGCCATCGATCACGTCGGCATCGCCGTCCACGACCTCGACGACGCCATCGAGTTCTACTCGCGCGTGTTCGGCCTCGAGTCGATCCACGAGGAGGTCAACGAGGAGCAGGGCGTCCGCGAGGCGATGCTCGCCGTCGGCGACTCCGGCTCGTGCATCCAGCTGCTGGCCCCGCTGAGCGAGGAGTCCACGATCGCCAAGTACCTGGACCGCAACGGACCGGGCGTGCAGCAGTTGGCGTACCGTGTCACCGACATCGACGCGGTCTCGACCACCCTGCGCGACCGCGGCGTGCGCCTCCTGTACGACACCCCCAAGCGGGGCACGTCCGACAGTCGCGTCAACTTCGTTCACCCGAAGGACGCCGGAGGCGTCCTCGTCGAGCTCGTCGAGCCCGCCGCCACGCACTGA
- a CDS encoding pyridoxamine 5'-phosphate oxidase family protein: protein MDTTAITEMTGNEPWDFVADHTFGRLALTVLGQPEIFPVNYALAGRRIAFRTAEGTKLMGVVLDGHVAFEVDEVTAEGATSVVLKGTARKIETEAQAQELDLADLHSWVPTLKYNLVVIDVSEISGRRFRFGPEPELTPVM, encoded by the coding sequence ATGGACACCACCGCGATCACCGAGATGACGGGAAACGAGCCGTGGGACTTCGTCGCCGACCACACGTTCGGGCGGCTGGCGCTGACGGTCCTGGGACAGCCTGAGATCTTCCCCGTCAACTACGCCCTGGCCGGGCGCCGCATCGCCTTCCGCACGGCCGAGGGCACCAAGCTCATGGGCGTCGTGCTGGACGGCCACGTCGCCTTCGAGGTCGACGAGGTCACGGCGGAGGGCGCCACGAGCGTCGTCCTGAAGGGCACCGCCCGCAAGATCGAGACCGAGGCGCAGGCGCAGGAGCTCGACCTGGCCGACCTGCACTCCTGGGTACCGACGCTCAAGTACAACCTCGTCGTCATCGACGTCAGCGAGATCAGCGGGCGCCGATTCCGCTTCGGGCCCGAGCCCGAGCTCACCCCCGTGATGTGA